One window of the Pseudofrankia sp. DC12 genome contains the following:
- a CDS encoding thioesterase family protein: METRERVTPDPGRRELARYPWVHEIRARFADVDNLGHINNVAVVSYYEDARATFNNELLGLFSLHGSAKAGPFHFLVAQSRVDYLAEAHYPGTFQVGVAIGSIGRSSVVYYAGLFRDGRCLGLCDAVLVHRVAGSTTAVPPDRRALLEKMAFRAGN; this comes from the coding sequence ATGGAGACGCGGGAGCGGGTGACGCCGGACCCGGGCCGCCGGGAACTGGCGCGATACCCGTGGGTGCACGAGATCCGCGCCAGGTTCGCCGACGTGGACAACCTGGGCCACATCAACAACGTCGCGGTCGTCTCGTACTACGAGGACGCCCGCGCCACCTTCAACAACGAGCTGCTCGGCCTGTTCAGCCTGCACGGCTCGGCGAAGGCCGGACCGTTCCATTTCCTGGTGGCCCAGTCCAGGGTCGACTACCTCGCCGAGGCGCACTACCCGGGCACCTTCCAGGTCGGCGTCGCGATCGGCTCGATCGGTAGGTCGTCAGTGGTCTACTACGCCGGGCTCTTCCGTGACGGCCGGTGCCTCGGACTGTGCGACGCGGTGCTGGTCCATCGGGTCGCGGGCTCGACTACGGCTGTCCCGCCGGACCGCCGGGCGCTGCTGGAGAAAATGGCCTTCCGGGCTGGGAATTGA
- a CDS encoding glycosyl transferase, which produces MESVRDDREGKAAAAADPGRTVTLPTERGGEAARPATDDADGDPRPAAVGHASDGPLNAGGPRSGPRQLTTAVATRVRAVSPTGWYVTALALVAAAIALLVKYLLFPHLSVNNDEALYRLQAQTLASGHLFPRAGTPAGSFAPWLAVGVHGHYVLKYTPFVPALFALSLLATGGFGPGLAVIAALAVVVTYRLGLALFEDRRVAGVAATLLATSPLVVLLDGMLLAYLPVLVMIELAVIGLLRGVAAARAPATRRGWRDRNGWALVVAGLSAGFAAAVRPFDVLTLLAPLAVWALVTARGGRWWLAGRTGIGLALPAVLLLAFDAAATGSPFRLPFTYLESEDKIGFGVRRLYPTDRAHHFTLLDGLSSVGLHLFLLGGWACGGVVLLGCAIGALARRRIGGAGVMLGIGALVFLAGYVAFWGGWNAAFLWGGIRYLGPFYVLPVLAVLVQLGARGLVDLAAWRPRLGVGAITVIAGLTCLVLATAVPANMTLTRHDRDLDRIVDALPGRPLIFLSVDPLYLMHPTSLAANPPGLDGRVLWAVTRGGGPDEAVLANNAHRPAYLLRIPAAYNRTPDAPAGARLERLANQVGDEVTLDVTIDPSHDPAKAARLVLTTDLGDISYPIDPTRPVHGQLVITPNGTTLRGLTASTGLRGTPRWLKHEKAPAGKAGSRLVSLALYTTPTASGKEQWVDRELAPTVVGRDGKVTVLASTGQVAATPDPAAPPIHLTTAR; this is translated from the coding sequence GTGGAGAGCGTGCGGGATGACCGGGAAGGGAAGGCCGCGGCGGCCGCCGACCCAGGGCGGACTGTCACGCTGCCCACCGAACGAGGCGGCGAAGCCGCCCGACCCGCGACCGACGACGCCGACGGCGATCCCCGGCCCGCCGCGGTCGGCCATGCCTCGGACGGCCCTCTGAACGCCGGCGGTCCCCGCTCCGGCCCGCGTCAGCTCACGACCGCCGTCGCCACCCGGGTGAGGGCAGTGAGCCCGACCGGCTGGTACGTGACCGCGCTCGCTCTCGTCGCCGCGGCGATCGCGCTGCTGGTCAAATACCTTCTGTTCCCGCACCTGTCGGTCAACAACGACGAGGCGCTGTACCGCTTGCAGGCACAGACGTTGGCCTCCGGCCACCTGTTCCCGCGAGCCGGAACGCCGGCCGGGTCGTTCGCGCCCTGGCTCGCGGTCGGCGTTCACGGCCACTACGTCCTCAAGTACACGCCGTTCGTGCCGGCACTTTTCGCGCTCAGCCTGCTGGCAACCGGCGGCTTCGGCCCCGGGCTCGCCGTGATCGCCGCACTCGCCGTCGTCGTCACCTACCGGCTCGGCCTCGCGCTGTTCGAGGACCGGCGGGTGGCGGGGGTGGCCGCGACGTTGTTGGCCACCTCTCCCCTGGTCGTGCTGCTGGACGGCATGCTGCTGGCCTACCTGCCGGTCCTGGTGATGATCGAGCTGGCCGTGATCGGTCTGCTCCGCGGCGTGGCAGCGGCCAGGGCGCCGGCGACGCGGCGCGGCTGGCGGGACCGGAACGGCTGGGCGCTCGTCGTAGCGGGCCTGTCGGCTGGTTTCGCGGCTGCTGTCCGGCCCTTCGACGTGCTGACGCTGCTGGCGCCGCTGGCGGTGTGGGCCCTGGTGACGGCCCGAGGTGGCCGGTGGTGGCTGGCCGGGCGAACCGGCATCGGCCTCGCCTTGCCGGCGGTGTTGCTGCTCGCCTTTGACGCGGCCGCGACCGGATCGCCTTTTCGCCTGCCCTTCACCTACCTCGAATCCGAAGACAAGATCGGCTTCGGGGTACGCCGCCTCTACCCGACGGACCGAGCACACCACTTCACCCTGCTGGACGGCCTGTCGTCGGTCGGGCTCCACCTCTTCCTGCTGGGCGGGTGGGCCTGCGGCGGGGTGGTCCTGCTGGGCTGCGCCATCGGTGCGCTCGCCCGGCGCCGCATTGGCGGCGCCGGAGTCATGCTCGGCATCGGCGCGCTGGTCTTCCTGGCTGGATACGTCGCTTTCTGGGGCGGGTGGAACGCGGCCTTCCTATGGGGCGGCATCCGCTATCTGGGGCCGTTCTACGTCCTGCCGGTGCTAGCGGTCCTGGTCCAGCTGGGCGCCCGCGGGCTGGTGGACCTGGCGGCCTGGCGGCCGAGGCTCGGCGTCGGCGCCATCACGGTGATCGCCGGACTCACCTGTCTGGTACTGGCGACGGCGGTCCCGGCCAACATGACACTGACCCGCCATGACCGCGACCTCGACAGGATCGTCGACGCGCTGCCAGGCCGTCCGCTGATCTTTCTCTCCGTCGACCCGCTCTATCTGATGCACCCGACCTCGCTGGCCGCCAACCCACCGGGACTCGACGGCCGAGTGCTGTGGGCCGTGACTCGCGGCGGCGGACCCGACGAGGCGGTGCTCGCCAACAACGCCCACCGGCCCGCCTATCTCCTGCGCATCCCAGCCGCGTACAACCGGACGCCGGATGCGCCGGCCGGTGCCCGGCTCGAACGGCTGGCCAACCAGGTGGGCGACGAGGTGACGCTGGACGTCACCATCGACCCGTCGCACGACCCGGCGAAGGCCGCCCGGCTGGTACTCACCACCGATCTCGGCGACATCTCCTACCCGATCGACCCGACCCGACCGGTCCACGGACAGCTGGTCATCACCCCGAACGGGACGACACTGCGCGGCCTGACGGCGTCCACCGGCCTGCGGGGCACGCCCCGGTGGCTCAAGCACGAGAAGGCGCCCGCCGGCAAAGCCGGCAGCCGCCTGGTCAGCCTCGCGCTGTACACGACTCCCACGGCGTCCGGCAAGGAGCAGTGGGTCGACCGGGAGCTGGCCCCGACCGTTGTCGGCCGCGACGGCAAGGTCACCGTCCTGGCCTCCACCGGCCAGGTCGCCGCCACGCCCGACCCGGCTGCGCCCCCGATCCACCTGACGACAGCCCGCTGA
- a CDS encoding Crp/Fnr family transcriptional regulator, whose protein sequence is MAGLRWPEQTLLGRLPADSQAGMLALGGFREFTPGTPIMREGDPTTFVAVLLRGWTKVTALTEDGGVALLAVRHGGDVVGEFAGLDSQPRSATVTAVGKVLAKVIKAEEFAAYLAGDPSAAAAISQSIVAKTRFSIRRRVEFAGCSVAVRVARVLVELDRAYGVDDGAGLRALGMPLTQGELAALVGAKDPTVHKALRALRRDGVIEWGYRCTTIRDLPALRTAAGLPPG, encoded by the coding sequence CTGGCGGGCCTGCGCTGGCCCGAGCAGACGCTGCTCGGCCGGCTGCCGGCGGACTCGCAGGCGGGCATGCTCGCGCTCGGCGGGTTCCGCGAGTTCACTCCCGGCACACCGATCATGCGAGAGGGCGACCCGACGACGTTCGTCGCGGTGTTGCTGCGCGGCTGGACGAAGGTGACGGCGCTGACCGAGGACGGCGGCGTCGCGCTGCTCGCCGTCCGGCATGGCGGCGACGTCGTCGGCGAGTTCGCGGGCCTGGACTCCCAGCCGCGCTCCGCGACGGTGACCGCCGTCGGCAAGGTGCTCGCCAAGGTGATCAAGGCGGAGGAGTTCGCCGCCTACCTGGCCGGCGACCCGAGCGCGGCGGCGGCGATCAGCCAGAGCATCGTCGCGAAGACCCGGTTCAGCATCCGCCGGCGGGTCGAGTTCGCCGGCTGCTCGGTGGCCGTCCGGGTGGCCCGGGTGCTCGTCGAGCTGGACCGCGCCTACGGCGTCGACGACGGCGCCGGCCTACGGGCACTCGGCATGCCGCTGACCCAGGGGGAGCTCGCCGCCCTCGTCGGCGCCAAGGACCCGACGGTGCACAAGGCGCTGCGCGCGCTGCGCCGGGACGGCGTCATCGAGTGGGGCTACCGGTGCACGACGATCCGCGACCTGCCAGCCCTGCGCACCGCGGCCGGTCTGCCCCCCGGGTAA
- a CDS encoding DUF222 domain-containing protein: MDQEERDSLAALRRALAAIEPTALQPEAAVELIAQLVGVVAAAQAALVRAVGAAAGSRARADAAAARSGDDAAPAAGWLARRARLTWAAAAALLVAARALSGLPVLAAAFRRGDVGLDHVLALAIPATSTPRLVALAGPAEAELTALARRADPGEVRLAVDHWLRDVDARGVASDVEAARRARSLSLLTVPAGAAGRPGGRVTIHGTVPVDDARTLLDALRLAARVTAGPGDSTSPAQRRADALLAMARCYRAIADLTTAARSG; this comes from the coding sequence ATGGACCAGGAGGAGCGGGATTCCCTGGCCGCGCTGCGCCGCGCGCTGGCCGCGATCGAGCCTACGGCGCTGCAGCCCGAGGCCGCCGTCGAGCTGATCGCCCAGCTGGTCGGCGTCGTGGCGGCCGCTCAGGCGGCGCTGGTGCGGGCGGTCGGCGCGGCGGCCGGCTCGCGTGCGCGGGCGGACGCCGCCGCGGCGCGGTCCGGCGACGACGCCGCGCCGGCGGCTGGCTGGCTCGCCCGGCGAGCCCGGCTGACCTGGGCCGCCGCGGCCGCGCTGCTCGTGGCGGCTCGGGCGCTGTCGGGCCTGCCCGTGCTCGCCGCGGCGTTCCGGCGCGGGGACGTGGGCCTCGACCACGTGCTCGCCCTGGCGATCCCGGCGACGTCCACGCCCAGGCTGGTCGCCCTGGCCGGACCGGCCGAGGCGGAGCTCACCGCGCTCGCCCGCCGGGCCGACCCGGGCGAGGTCCGCCTCGCCGTCGACCACTGGCTGCGCGACGTCGACGCTCGGGGGGTGGCAAGTGACGTCGAGGCCGCCCGGCGGGCCCGGTCGCTGTCACTGCTGACGGTTCCGGCGGGTGCGGCCGGCCGCCCGGGCGGCCGGGTGACGATCCACGGGACGGTTCCCGTCGACGACGCCCGCACCTTGCTGGACGCGTTGCGCCTGGCGGCGCGGGTGACCGCTGGGCCGGGTGACTCCACGAGCCCGGCCCAGCGGCGCGCCGACGCGCTGCTCGCGATGGCGCGGTGCTACCGCGCCATCGCCGACCTCACCACAGCTGCGCGTAGCGGGTAG
- a CDS encoding DUF3037 domain-containing protein, which yields MAELFEYALVRVVPRVERGECMNVGVLLWCQSAGYLELRCVLDGDRLTALDPFLDLGAVRTHLDALHRVCVGGLAAGAAGAMSPGERFRWLTAPRSTVVQTSPVHTGVTADPAAELDHLVEILVDRQRPPGGTPG from the coding sequence GTGGCTGAGCTGTTCGAGTACGCGCTGGTGCGGGTCGTGCCGCGGGTGGAGCGCGGCGAGTGCATGAACGTCGGCGTGCTGCTGTGGTGCCAGAGCGCCGGCTACCTGGAGCTGCGCTGCGTCCTTGACGGCGACCGGCTCACCGCGCTGGATCCGTTTCTCGACCTCGGCGCGGTGCGCACCCACCTGGACGCGCTGCACAGGGTGTGCGTCGGTGGCCTGGCGGCCGGCGCGGCCGGCGCGATGTCGCCGGGGGAGCGGTTCCGCTGGCTCACCGCGCCGCGCAGCACGGTGGTGCAGACCTCGCCGGTGCACACCGGCGTCACCGCCGACCCGGCGGCCGAGCTGGACCATCTCGTGGAGATCCTGGTCGACCGGCAGCGGCCACCCGGCGGTACGCCCGGTTGA
- a CDS encoding glycosyl hydrolase produces the protein MTSLAVLAVALTLGAVVTPNAVYAAAPGIPSSDVDPSTLPGILRNAAQPPAAAGIQRFPIVTTTSPATEPLAAEDLQRTMIQTGGITPLAATRSAVIEDTNVGAGVGRVSYGGNWTVCGRCVPSTPNRSFGYSLAAGDTATVQFTGTQVRIYGVKERAGGLASVQVDNGPTNKVDTYASTSSNALLYDSGTLPNGVHTAVLTNIGQRNAAAAAFAVSFDRAEIFTDPNAGSGGSTNPPPTGTKTTIEDTSTGTGDNQVVYNGDWTLCGGCVPSTPNRSFRYSLTAGATTTIRWTGTRILIYGVKEQAGGLLTVSVDGRPTATVDTYAPTSSNALIYDSGSLSFDDHIAVVTNIGQRNSASAAFAVSFDRAEVYNAASTDPGTPTGNRSGQPWLSGANGDPLITPQDVDGFCSFRGDLCDIAQVFVARDSWSSIVQPSFAETNFNGWPGKLVLTVPPYPEDGTSNLRTCATGAYNGNWQQFGRTLNATGRQNSIVRLAWEANGDWYPWSGTNASDYINCYRQIVNSIRSTATTSPQFDWTINAHYSQNPPSHVPTDLYPGDQWVDIVSVDAYDHYPPSFTLDQFNNQAAAMGGITWMYNFARAHGKLFGIPEWGVASGSGEDGGGDNANYIQFMRDWMVARAGHGMYYEAYFNNCEMENVGSNLFRPVGDHCLYQNTAAATRYAQLW, from the coding sequence GTGACCAGCCTGGCCGTGCTGGCCGTCGCGCTGACGCTCGGCGCGGTCGTCACCCCGAACGCCGTCTATGCCGCGGCGCCCGGAATTCCCAGCTCGGACGTGGACCCGAGCACGCTGCCCGGCATTCTGCGCAACGCGGCCCAACCGCCAGCCGCGGCCGGAATTCAGCGGTTCCCGATCGTCACGACCACCTCGCCGGCCACCGAGCCGCTGGCCGCCGAGGACCTCCAGCGGACGATGATCCAGACCGGTGGGATCACTCCGCTCGCCGCCACCCGGTCGGCCGTGATCGAGGACACGAACGTCGGGGCCGGCGTCGGCCGGGTCAGCTACGGCGGCAACTGGACCGTCTGCGGCCGCTGTGTGCCATCCACCCCGAACCGCTCGTTCGGGTACTCCCTCGCCGCCGGCGATACCGCCACCGTCCAGTTCACCGGCACCCAGGTCAGGATCTACGGCGTCAAGGAGCGGGCCGGCGGCCTAGCCAGCGTGCAGGTCGACAACGGGCCGACCAACAAAGTCGACACGTACGCGTCCACCTCCAGTAACGCGCTGCTCTACGACTCGGGAACGCTGCCGAACGGCGTCCACACCGCGGTCCTGACCAACATCGGACAGCGCAACGCCGCGGCGGCCGCGTTCGCCGTCTCGTTCGACCGCGCGGAGATCTTCACCGATCCCAACGCTGGCAGCGGCGGCTCGACCAACCCGCCGCCGACCGGCACCAAGACGACAATCGAGGACACCTCGACCGGTACCGGCGACAACCAGGTCGTCTACAACGGGGACTGGACGCTGTGCGGCGGCTGCGTGCCGTCCACGCCGAACAGGTCCTTCCGCTACTCGCTGACCGCCGGCGCGACGACCACCATCCGCTGGACCGGGACCCGCATCCTGATCTACGGCGTGAAGGAGCAGGCTGGCGGCCTGCTGACCGTGAGCGTGGACGGCCGGCCGACCGCCACCGTCGACACGTACGCGCCGACCTCCAGCAACGCGCTGATCTACGACTCGGGATCGCTGTCGTTCGACGACCACATCGCGGTCGTGACGAACATCGGCCAGCGCAACTCCGCTTCGGCTGCCTTCGCGGTGTCGTTCGACCGCGCCGAGGTCTACAACGCCGCGAGCACGGACCCGGGGACGCCTACCGGCAACCGGTCCGGCCAGCCCTGGCTGTCCGGCGCGAACGGCGACCCACTGATCACCCCGCAGGACGTCGACGGGTTCTGCTCCTTCCGCGGCGACCTGTGTGACATCGCGCAGGTCTTCGTCGCGCGGGACAGCTGGTCGTCGATCGTCCAGCCCTCCTTCGCCGAGACGAACTTCAACGGCTGGCCGGGCAAGCTGGTGCTGACCGTCCCGCCGTACCCGGAGGACGGAACCTCCAACCTGAGGACCTGCGCGACCGGCGCGTACAACGGCAACTGGCAGCAGTTCGGCCGGACGCTCAACGCGACCGGGCGCCAGAACTCGATCGTCCGGCTGGCCTGGGAGGCCAACGGCGACTGGTACCCGTGGTCCGGCACGAACGCGTCGGACTACATCAACTGCTACCGCCAGATCGTCAACTCGATCCGGTCCACGGCTACCACCAGCCCGCAGTTCGACTGGACGATCAACGCCCACTACTCGCAGAACCCGCCGAGCCACGTCCCGACCGATCTGTACCCCGGCGACCAGTGGGTCGACATCGTCTCGGTCGACGCCTACGACCACTACCCGCCGTCGTTCACGCTCGACCAGTTCAACAACCAGGCCGCAGCCATGGGCGGCATCACCTGGATGTACAACTTCGCCCGAGCCCACGGCAAGCTGTTCGGCATCCCCGAGTGGGGCGTGGCCTCCGGGTCGGGCGAGGACGGCGGCGGGGACAACGCCAACTACATCCAGTTCATGCGCGACTGGATGGTCGCGCGGGCCGGCCACGGCATGTACTACGAGGCGTACTTCAACAACTGCGAGATGGAGAACGTCGGCTCGAACCTCTTCCGGCCGGTCGGCGACCACTGCCTCTACCAGAACACCGCGGCGGCTACCCGCTACGCGCAGCTGTGGTGA
- a CDS encoding HipA family kinase — protein MLREVRAIRYATPLREGGSLPGIMEADDLGTWVVKFRGAGQGVRSLVAEVIVGELGRALGLPVPELVVIDVDPVLGRVEPDQEIQDLLRASAGANLGIDYLPGSITYDPLAFTVDPQLAARVVWLDALTLNVDRSWRNPNLLVWGGRLWLIDHGAALYPHHGWSARAAERDPAPGPPPAPDLRVLPRWEEHVLLPALGDDPAGALRAADAALAPLVRPGLLAPVVAAVAAGWLDVDAARYVDWLTARCAGDRPWLEAMTAADPATVAAARVEADAARSAPPAWLRPALSRAREAGRG, from the coding sequence GTGCTGCGAGAGGTCCGCGCGATCCGGTACGCCACGCCGCTGCGCGAGGGCGGCAGCCTGCCCGGGATCATGGAGGCGGACGACCTCGGGACCTGGGTGGTGAAGTTCCGCGGCGCGGGGCAGGGCGTGCGCTCGCTGGTCGCCGAGGTGATCGTCGGCGAGCTGGGCCGCGCGCTCGGGCTCCCGGTGCCGGAGCTCGTCGTCATCGACGTCGACCCGGTGCTCGGCCGGGTCGAGCCCGACCAGGAGATCCAGGACCTGCTGCGGGCCAGCGCCGGCGCGAACCTGGGGATCGACTACCTGCCCGGCTCGATCACCTACGACCCGCTCGCGTTCACGGTCGACCCGCAGCTCGCCGCCCGGGTGGTATGGCTGGACGCGCTGACGCTGAACGTCGACAGGTCGTGGCGTAACCCGAACCTGCTCGTCTGGGGCGGTCGGCTGTGGCTCATCGACCACGGCGCCGCCCTGTACCCGCACCACGGCTGGTCGGCCCGGGCAGCCGAGCGGGACCCCGCGCCCGGGCCACCCCCGGCGCCCGACCTGAGAGTCCTGCCTCGCTGGGAGGAGCACGTGCTGCTCCCAGCGCTGGGTGACGACCCGGCTGGGGCGCTGCGGGCCGCCGACGCCGCGCTCGCCCCGCTGGTCCGCCCCGGCCTGCTGGCCCCGGTGGTGGCCGCGGTCGCGGCTGGCTGGCTGGACGTCGACGCGGCGCGGTACGTCGACTGGCTCACCGCGCGATGCGCGGGCGACCGGCCCTGGCTGGAGGCGATGACGGCGGCCGACCCGGCGACCGTGGCCGCGGCGCGGGTGGAGGCGGACGCCGCCCGGTCCGCTCCGCCGGCGTGGCTGCGCCCGGCGCTCTCCCGGGCCCGGGAGGCCGGCCGTGGCTGA
- a CDS encoding TIGR03617 family F420-dependent LLM class oxidoreductase — translation MKIDASLPDDIGATQAGAAKIEDDGYAGAWTSETKHDPFLQSLQAAMATESITIGTAIAIGFARSPMTLAATSYDLARYAKGRFVLGLGSQIKPHIERRFSMPWSAPAARMRELILATRAIWATWHEGVKLDFRGDFYTHTLMTPFFTPEPHEYGPPPVFLAAVGEKMTEVAGEVGDGFFVHPFTTMRYLEQVTVPALLRGRAKAGKDGLDGFVINGPSFVTVGRTEAELASAIQGTKARIAFYGSTPAYRQVLELHGWGETQDELNALSKQSRWDDMANVITDEMLHEFSVVGTPAEVGPKLVAKVGKVFERLTFYSPYDAEPALWSELLAAVTTAA, via the coding sequence ATGAAGATCGACGCGAGCCTGCCCGACGACATCGGCGCCACACAGGCAGGGGCCGCGAAGATCGAGGATGACGGCTACGCCGGGGCGTGGACCTCCGAGACGAAGCACGACCCGTTCCTGCAGAGCCTGCAGGCCGCGATGGCAACCGAGTCGATCACCATCGGCACCGCCATCGCGATCGGGTTCGCGCGCTCCCCGATGACGCTCGCCGCGACGAGCTACGACCTGGCCCGTTATGCGAAGGGCCGGTTCGTCCTGGGCCTGGGCTCCCAGATCAAGCCGCACATCGAGCGACGCTTCTCCATGCCATGGTCAGCGCCTGCGGCCCGGATGCGCGAGCTCATCCTGGCCACCAGGGCGATCTGGGCCACCTGGCACGAGGGCGTCAAGCTCGACTTCCGTGGTGACTTCTACACCCACACGCTGATGACCCCGTTCTTCACTCCCGAGCCGCACGAGTACGGACCGCCCCCGGTCTTCCTGGCCGCCGTGGGCGAGAAGATGACCGAGGTCGCGGGTGAGGTCGGGGATGGCTTCTTCGTCCACCCATTCACCACCATGCGGTACCTGGAGCAGGTGACCGTCCCGGCGTTGCTGCGTGGGCGGGCGAAGGCCGGCAAGGACGGCCTGGACGGCTTCGTCATCAACGGCCCATCGTTCGTCACCGTCGGGCGTACCGAGGCGGAGCTGGCCAGCGCCATCCAGGGCACCAAGGCCCGGATCGCCTTCTACGGCTCGACGCCCGCCTACCGCCAGGTCCTCGAGCTGCACGGCTGGGGCGAGACCCAGGACGAGCTCAACGCACTGTCCAAACAGAGCCGCTGGGACGACATGGCGAACGTGATCACCGACGAGATGCTGCACGAGTTCTCCGTCGTCGGCACCCCCGCCGAGGTCGGGCCGAAGCTCGTCGCGAAGGTCGGCAAGGTCTTCGAGCGCCTCACGTTCTACAGCCCGTACGACGCCGAGCCGGCGCTGTGGTCGGAGCTGCTCGCCGCGGTGACCACAGCCGCCTGA
- the ssb gene encoding single-stranded DNA-binding protein: MLDANINLVGNLIDNPNLRVTPTGAYVCSFRLASTARRYDRAEDRWVDGQPLFIDIICWRRLAEHVAASLGKGDRALVSGRLQQNEFQTLQGERRRRYEIYAEAVGVELTWHPARINRAVRGDGAMAVQPGATDGVGPVPAGPPDAVTLDSSAELAGTPWADGAVSTEAAEGFAPDAGLDELTGEVGPGWAAVGAIGEDR; this comes from the coding sequence ATGCTCGACGCGAACATCAACTTGGTCGGCAACCTCATCGACAACCCCAACCTGAGGGTCACCCCGACCGGGGCCTATGTGTGCTCGTTCCGGCTCGCGTCGACGGCGCGCCGGTACGACCGCGCGGAGGACCGCTGGGTCGACGGTCAGCCGCTGTTCATCGACATCATCTGCTGGCGCCGGCTGGCCGAGCATGTCGCCGCCAGCCTCGGTAAGGGCGACCGCGCGCTGGTATCCGGCCGGCTGCAACAGAACGAGTTCCAGACTCTCCAGGGCGAACGCCGCCGCCGCTACGAGATCTACGCGGAGGCGGTCGGCGTGGAGCTCACCTGGCATCCGGCCCGGATCAACCGAGCCGTCCGTGGCGACGGCGCCATGGCAGTCCAGCCCGGCGCGACGGACGGCGTCGGCCCTGTTCCCGCCGGCCCGCCGGATGCCGTCACCCTCGACAGTTCTGCCGAGCTCGCGGGCACGCCCTGGGCCGATGGAGCGGTGTCGACGGAGGCCGCCGAGGGATTCGCGCCAGACGCCGGCCTCGACGAGCTGACCGGCGAGGTCGGCCCGGGTTGGGCGGCCGTCGGCGCCATCGGCGAGGACCGGTAG
- a CDS encoding glutathione peroxidase, producing the protein MSVYDYTVATADGGTCSLGEYAGKALLIVNVASKCGLTPQYEGLQSLYQDLQGKGLEILGFPCNQFLEQEPGTDAEIQDFCRATYDVTFPVFSKVDVNGSGAAPLYGYLRAEAPGDFGPQFGGFYDFISKTFPDRIGTDEIKWNFTKFLVGADGQVIRRYEPSVTPDEIRPDLEALLG; encoded by the coding sequence ATGAGTGTCTACGACTACACGGTCGCCACCGCCGACGGTGGAACCTGTTCGCTCGGTGAGTACGCCGGCAAGGCGCTGCTCATCGTCAACGTCGCCAGCAAGTGCGGCCTCACCCCGCAGTACGAGGGCCTCCAGTCGCTGTACCAGGATCTGCAGGGCAAGGGCCTGGAGATCCTCGGCTTCCCCTGCAACCAGTTCCTGGAGCAGGAGCCCGGCACCGACGCGGAGATCCAGGACTTCTGCCGGGCCACCTATGACGTGACCTTCCCGGTCTTCAGCAAGGTCGACGTGAACGGCTCGGGCGCCGCTCCCCTGTACGGCTATCTGCGGGCGGAGGCTCCGGGCGACTTCGGGCCGCAGTTCGGCGGCTTCTACGACTTCATCTCGAAGACCTTCCCGGACCGGATCGGAACCGACGAGATCAAGTGGAACTTCACCAAGTTCCTCGTCGGCGCTGACGGTCAGGTCATTCGCCGGTACGAGCCGTCGGTGACCCCGGACGAGATCCGCCCGGACCTCGAAGCCCTTCTCGGCTAG